In Scyliorhinus canicula chromosome 3, sScyCan1.1, whole genome shotgun sequence, the DNA window gatccctttccagtcatgggctatttggatccccaggtagcggaatttatttcgggcttgtttgaacggcaggccctttagtgctgccccccccccccccttgcgggtgtactgggaagatctcacttttgctcatgttgagtttctagcccgagaaggctccaaactctttcaggagcgctatgattccgtccatgctgctttgtgggtccgagatatagaggagcagatcatccgcatagagtgagactctgtgctctctacctccccttcggatccccctccaattttttgctgccctgagcgcgattgctagcggttcgattgctagtgcgaacagcagcggggacagtgggcatccttgtctggtgcccctgtgcagctggaagtattgggagttggtattgttggtccgtacactcgccatgggggcgttgtataggagctttacccaagcggtgaaccctgttccaagcccgaaccgctccagtacctctatgaggtatttccattcgactctgtcgaaggccttttctgcgtccagggagacgatcacctcttgtgttctctccccggagggggtcattatcacgttcagcaggcgcctgatgttcgcggtaagctgtctacctttgacgaagcccgtctggtcctctgtgaccacctcaggtacacagtcttctagccttttggctaggattttggccagtattttggcgtctgcgttcagcagagatatgggtctgtatgacccacattccgttgggtctttgtctttcttaggtatcagcgagattgaggcctgtgctaacgtgggtggcagtgtgcccctagctagcgagtctgtgaacatctcccgcaggtgcggggccagcgctgtcgcgaattttttgtagaagtccgccgggaatccgtccggtcccggcgccttccccgtctgcatggagctaatgctctccatgatctctcccagtgctagtggtgcttccagatcccgttttctgccctctcccacgactggtatgtccagtccatcaagaaaccggttcatcccagccttccccgttgggggctccgaggtgtatagctcttggtagaaggccttgaaggttttgttaatcttctctggttctgtttccaacgtgcctctggtacctctgatttgcgcaatttccctgctggctgcctgctttctcagctggtgtgccaacaggcggctggctttgtctccgtgttcgtacagggccccgcgtgcctggcggagttggtgtactgctttcctggtggagagcaggtcaaagttcctttgtaattcttttctctccgccaggagctctacggtcggggcctcggagtatttacggtctacctccagtatggagtcgaccagcttctgcctagccaccctttcctccctatctctttgcgctttgtaggcaatgatttcccctcttagtacggccttaagcgcttcccagaacgtggaggatgagacctccccgttttggttgttctccgtgtattccactatggcccgcgctatcctttcgctgaaggccttgtcagctagtaaggcaccgtccagcctccatgtggggcgctgggcccttcccgtctccagccgcacgtccatgtagtgtggggcgtggtctgatatcacaattgcggaatattccaccttgtctatccctggaagcaccgttttccccaccacaaagaagtcaattctggtgtacacattgtgtactggggagaagaaagagaattctttctcccccgggtgggcgaatctccaggggtccactgctcccatctgctccatatagtgactgagttcccttgccatgtttgaggttttccccgttctggggtttgatctgtccgtctttgggtcctgtacacagttgaagtccccccccatgattagtcgctgcgtcgctatgtccgggatttctgccatggtcttttggatgaagcttgtgtcgtcccagttgggcgcgtacacgttaactagaactaacggcgccccatccagggccccgctgaccatgacataccgtccccctgggtccgtaaccgtctttgtcgccctaaacattgtcctcttgccaatcaggattgccacccccctggcccttgccccataacaggaatgataggtttgtcccacccagccctttcttacccgcagttggtcctgctccctcaggtgcgtaaAAATATGGAACGCTTCACGAATTTGCGTGTCATCCTTGCGCAGGGGCCATGCTAATCTTCTCTGTATCGTTCCAATTTTAGTATATGTGCTGCCGAAGCGAGCACGCACCCTCactcatgaatgaaatgaaaaaaatgaaaatcgcttattgtcacgagtaggcttcaatgaagttactgtgaaaagccacattccggcgcctgtccgaggaggctggtacaggaatcgaaccgtgctgctggcctgcttggtctgctttaaaagccagcgatgtagctgagtgagctaaaccagccacctcactcattcaccctcactcacGATTCTCAAGAGCTGCTCTAAAATTATTTTCTAGGTGTTTAAAGAGTCCAAGATGGAGATTATTGGTCTGAAACCTTCCTGCCCCTGCAACCTTCTGTGAAGAATAGCAATAGCTTTTTAAAACACGCTTCGACCTCTTTCCAGAAATACAAGGAGATCTATTTAATTTTAAAGTGTTTTTACTCTCTCTTTGTGAAActctaaaataaaagtaaaatactgcagattctggaaatctgaactaaaataGAAGATTTTCTTGCAGAAAATGATAAAAGGTGAACTGGTTTAGGTGAACAAACAACAAAGGTAGTGATGTTGGCAGTATGTGCCCCTTTTAACTATTTAAATTTGAGCTATAGGATTATTTGAGTTTATTAAGTATACTGAGAACTAATCGGTTGATTGCCAAGTATCTTATGTGCAGGGTTTGTTTATCACATTGAACTATTGATTGTAGCACAGTTTACTGGAgtttcagcaatatcaccaaactATCCCAAGCAGCCAATCGCATTAAAGAATTCATGACCAACCTGGAAATGAAAAGCACCAATAATGAAATCACTTTTTTATAGAGAATTAAATAAAGGTTGGGACATAGACTCGAGGTTAAACTGGAAGCTGAAATATAGTCGAGCTTTTTAGTTGGGTTCTTTTGAACTTCATGTGCTGCATGCTGTCTCTTTTCACAAATATTGGATTTTTAAAACTATTTCTCAGTGAAGTCAAACTCAATTCCCCTAACTGGTTTTCTGGAAGCTTCTCCAATTAAATTTGTTTGTCTGGGaatatccacaattccacctcaTTGCCAGACTGTGGTATCTTTGCAGGACAGAAAAGAGACGGGTGTGCACCACATGGAGTTCAAAAGTACCCACAAGTGGATGCGTTTGCAATAAACACTTACGAAACAAAGTTTTTCTTTAATGGTTTAACAATCTTGTAATTAATGGAACAACGTAAGAACATTCCCATAACAATCATGGTAGTTGTTTCAAGGCCAGATTGGGTTGATCAGTAATTGTTACCCAGATCACATTGAAACTCCAGTTACACCTCATTGACAGTCCATTGTTAAAAACACCACAATCTCAGGCCAAATGTGTCGTAAAGTAGGAATGTGATTCATTTTAGAAATACTGAATGTCATCAAAACTTTTACAACTTCCGTTAGGTGGGATGCAGCTTCCTTGCCAGTCATTTGGTCCTCCCCAAAAACTCTCCTGTATTTACGATATGATGCAACACCTACCGGTCAGGTTACCTCGACGACGTGAAGTGGTGGCTGAGAGACTTCACTCTGCTGGAGCAGGTGAGATGCGATTTTCTTTTATAGAAGATATTATTGAAACTGTTTGACAATTAGTATATCTGCAGAGCTGCTATGAAGATGCGATGTAATTACCATTTCACAACTTCAGATTGATATAACTTTATATTAAGTATTAAGATGAGAAATATAACATTTATGAAACCCTGGAAGATCTTTGCTTTATAAACATTGCATTGAGATGGCAGAAAGGTATGTTACACTTATTATGTGCCTTGGAAAACAATATAATTTCCATCTGTATCACCGGAGAGGTACCTTATTGAATAAACAGTTCTACAATTGAACATCCCGGAGATGAAGCTTTTTATGCAATTGTGAGGGATAGGCTTGGCTTAAATTTGAAATTTAGTGTGCATAATTCATAATGAATTTGAAAGGAGGAAAAACTCTTGTTTTTATTTTACAGGACTTGCAACACTTTACCATTGTCATGGTAAAAAGTCCCTGTCTGTGTTTCAGCTCTCTGCAGTGGGAGACTTGTTTTACCAGATGCTAATTCCGAAGAGTCCATCAACCAGTAGAAAAAACATGATGAGAGCTAAGGGTGGATATGGTCATGAGCCACATAACTCCGTTTTGAGCGAAGGGATACAATCGTCAAAACATTCCACAGAACCTACAGATGGAAGTGCAGATTTGACACATAGAGAAAGTGAAAGACCAGAAGGAAACACTTCACTAAATGGAGTAGATGAACAAGGATTGCAAAGCCGTAACAAACCTTTAACACCCAGTTGTGCTGCTCTCGCTACATGTCGAAGGTGGATGAACTCATTTTTGAAAACCCAAAAGAAGTTTCAAAGTGATTCCAATATGCTCCACAAACATACCATCTTCAGTACTAAGCGTCTGTTTTCCGTTAAGACGTTTAGGAAGGGCAAAGAATCAACTGATACATGCAGAGAAATGTGGAATAAAATGCATGCGGTTATGGAAAAGAAGCAAGTTCTTTGTGACAGTACTTTTCCAATACTGGACCATGTTCATGTCCCAAATGTTGTGGATCCCTCAGTCTGGAGAGATGAGCTAAGTGAAAGACTTACAGCTGCATGGGAAGGGAAGTGGAGTGAGTGGTGGAAAGAGAAGTTGGGTGTGAACCGGAGCAAGAAAATCCAAGCACTGCGTGCAAAAAGACGACGTGAAAAATTAGCTAGAGCAGGGCAACGGAGAGAGCTCTCTGGGAGCTTCACATCCTCAGTGTCGGACTTGACTGATTTAAGTGAATTTTCGGATTGGAGTAGATCCTCAGTGATGGATTTATCTGGTACCGAAAGTAATGTTGTATCCAATAAATCATCTGATGTAGAACAATCAATTAGGACAGTTACTGAAGAGCCTCGACAAGAAAAGGAAAGTCAGTCCAATGTGTCTGTAGTAGAAGAAAGCCAGGCATCAACACCACTTTTTTCACAAGAAATACAGTTAGTTAGTATTCCTAAGGAACGGAAAAGAATTCTTCAGAATTACTTGGCTGCACTAGAGGACCATTTACCACAACCTTCTCATGAGGATGATGGAATAAACTTTCCATTGCCATTAGCTGTGTCCACGCAGAAGCCTTTTGCAGAATCTTCACAAGTGACATCTACATGTGAAATGTCCTGGCAACCACCCTCCCAGAGTCAACCTGGACAATTTCAGCCAAAGAAGAAAAGGGCCAGGATGGGTTTTTAAGAATTGTAAAAATATTGAACTATCATTTTGGAAAGAATTGGCTTCCATTCATCTTGATCAAAGTGGCCAGTATTTTCAAGATGATAACTCCTGTATCGAAACTTCCAGTCCCACATTGATCTCGGTTTCACCTCAGTGGTGTGTTTTGTTATGTGTTAAATTTCTACTTAAACATATATTTACTTATAAAAGGAATTAATCGTTAAATTGCTCCAGTATTTTTTTAGTTGTATGATTGGCATGCCATCTGAATATTCTATGGCTCATATAGAAACACAAATTTGAAAAATGAGGTATGAAATATTTTGCATCACGTTTTGTAAAATCTGTAAGCAAGTGCAAATGATTTTTCCTACTATTAATGTTTCCTTATTTGCAGTAAAAGCTCAaacttaaatgaaaaaaatgagaaTTTATTAAAGTTTGATACTTTTGATATATGTGGGTGATGTTCAATGTAAATTTGAAAATTCCTCATTATATTAGTTGCTGATGTGTaggcccttcaactgagtggtttgTTGTTATTCCAGAAGGAAGTTAGAATCAACCACGTTGGTGTGGTTctgaagtcacatataggccagaacaggcaaggatggcagattgccttccttaaaggacaattAGTGAGCTAGGTGTTTTTTTACGACATTGATTAAGGCTACTCTAATCCTTGCTTCtgaaactagctttcaattcaattcccaatttattaactgaattcaaagtCCATGAGatgccgtggtgagatttgaagccatgtccacagggcattagcctgggcttctgggttactagtctagtgacattacAACTATACCACCATCGCTCCTTCATTACAGAAAACACAATTAGTACCCCAGAAATACTTGTAAATGAAGAGATGATGGAGAAGGAGGAACTCAAAACATTGATGATCACCCAGAAAGGGTACAGAGAAAACTATTAAAGTTAAAGGTCTGACAGCTCCCCAACACCTAAAGGCCTGCATCCTCggttcttaaaagaagtggctgtagAGTTAATAGATACATTGATTAAAAATATCCAGAATTCCCTACATTCAGAAATGGTTCCATCAAATTGGAAAATAACAATTGTAACTCTGCTATTCAAGGAAGAAGAGCAAACTACTGGCCTGTAGTTTGCTCTAAACCGCCATGGGCAAAATGCTGTAATCTATTATTGAGGTTATAGTGGGGCGCTTAGAAAATCTTAATGCAATCAAGAAGAGTTGACATGCACTTATCTGTGGGAGATGattttgactaatttattagagttatttgaggatgtatgccgcaatgtggataaagggaaacctgtcgatgtggtgtacttggatttcggTAAGGGATTTGATAAGGTTCTGCAAAATAgtcaatggtggggggggggggtaacaaaggggctagcatggatggaggattcctTAGCTAATAGGAATGAGAGGGTAgtgataaatgggtcattttttgggttgtcaacctgtaactaatggagtgccacaggaatccatgctggggcctcaacaagTATAACTTATATAGATGACTTGGGTGAAGGAATGGAATGTACGatggctaaatttgctgatgacacagataGGAGAGAATGTTGTATAGAGGACATAAGGAGTCTGCCAAAGGATAtaaataggttaggtgagtgggcagaaatttggcagatggagtattatgtgggaaaatatgaacttgtccactttggcaagaaGATTAGAAATGCAACATATTGtttaaatgaagagagattgcagaactctacagttcagagggatctggatatCCTGGCACACAAATCATAAACAAGTTAGTTTTCTGGTAAGCAAGTGATTTAGGAACGCAAATTGAATGTTGGTGTTTGTTGCAAAAGGAATATAATGTAAAATTGAAAAAATTTTGTTCCAgttgcccaggacactgattggtgaaaccacatctggactACTGTGTacaagttttggtttccttacttaaGAAATGATAcagttgcattggaagcagttcagagaagttcACTTGTCTGAAAAAGGggctatcttatgaggaaagattgggctTGTAACCAgcggagttgagaagaatgagaggcaatcttattgaaacatgttagACCTTGAGGGGACTCGGCAGGGTGGATAATAGaattaggggacacagtttaaacgTAAGCGTAAAATGTTTCTCCCAGAGGGacattaatctgtggaattctcatcCTCCGAGAGCAATGGAGGTTGGGtttgtgaatatttttaagattgagttagattcttgattaacgaggGAGCCAAAGTTTATAGGGGCTAGACCGGAGAGGTGAGTGAAGCTCACtaccagatcaaccatgatcttatcaaatggtggagcagatttgagaggcttaatggcctattcctgctcctaatttgtatgttcagaTATAGTGCTTCGACCATGTAGTTTAGCATTCTCTTAGCTTGATTGATCTATGTTCTGCATTGATTGGGTGTGTTAAGGCCTGGATCTCGTTCAAAACCATTCATGAAATTGTGTATGACCCATTTTCCTCCTATATTCAGGGTTTTTTTTTATACATCTACATTTATTTTGTCATTAGCTGCCTTCGGTCACGAAACACGCTGATGGTATCTGCGAGGGTATTTCAACATGAAACATTAATTCGTGGAGGTATATAGGTTTGCttttggaatggtgtgaggagTCATGTGGAACCTCAGCAAGAATAACCAGCTCAGCGccatgtaacaattattaaaagaCTACTTAATAAAttgaagaaaagacaaatacacacaaacaggactacAATACTTTCCAAGATTgattatttgatttattgtcacatgaaccgaagtacagtgaaaaatatttttctgcagctgagtaacatatacagtacgtacatagacacaagaataatcaacagagaacattgacaaatggtatattgacaaaacagtgattggttacagtgtggaacaaggggccaaacaaagcaaatacatgtgcaagagcagcatagggtgtcgtgaatagtgttcttatagggaacagatcagtccgagggggaagtcgttgaggaatcttgtagctgtggggaagaagctgtccctatgtctggatgtgcgagtcttcagacttctgtgccttctgcctgatggaagggtctggaagaggcaaTGCCTGGGTTGGAGGGGCCTCTGATAATGCTttttgccttcctgaggcagcgaggtgtatacagaatcaatgtgggggtggcaagcttgtgtgatgtgttgtatATGCCAAGTATATGAATCACTAGACACACAGTTTatgttccaaaatatatcaaCAAAACCCTGAAAAAGACTCCCCCTTTCCCCAAAtaacacgggcagcacagtagcacaagtgattagcactgtggcttcacagcgccagggtcccaggttcgattccccgccgggtcactgtctgcggagtctgcacgttctccctgtgtctgcgtgggtttcctccgggtgctccggtttcctcccacagtcgaaagatgtgcaggttaggtggattggccataataaactgcccttagtgtccaaaaaaaaggttaggaggggttattggattacagagatagtggaagtggaggcttaagcgggtcggtgcagactcgatggctcgaATGGTCTGCATTGTGTGTTttattttctataaatttagagtacccagttattctttccaattaaggggcaatttagagtggtcaatctacctaccctgcacatctttgggttgtgggggtgaaacccacgcagacacggggagaatgtgcaaactccacacggacagtgacccagggccgggattcgaacccaggtcctcagtgccgtaggcaacaatgctaaccactgtgctaccttctgcattgtatgttctatgttctaacatacaaattaaataaatctataaGTCAAATCCAGCTTGGAAGGATGGATTGCTGcattttgcttattgtcacacgtacctcggtacagtgaaaagtattgttttttaCATAAacagaaatacataatagggcaaacataaggtacacataataataatagacacagacattgggtgtagtactactcagtagagaagatgtgtgaagagatctgaTTAGTCCATAagcgggtcgtttaggagtctggtaacagcgggcaaGAAGCTTTAAAGTTACCACACAAAACTGGGCTGATGATCAAGTCTGGAGACACTTTTTCCTGGTCCagtgaagatatttaaactgcctttaCGAAGGTTTCTgctctgccttggctctaagacttgGATGTGGATCTAGCCTCATGGCTGTGATTTGTTGTCTGGGTCGTGAGCTGTTATATGCAAACTGATTTCTCTGCTTCTGAGGGTGTTGGCAATTCTACCATTCTTCCACTTTAATTCTTCATTCGGTGCATTTGGCTGCCTTTCAAAATTCCTTGACTCTAAAAATTAGAACGTATATACCTCCACTGATCTCAAGGTAAGCTGTTTCTACCTAATAGGGTGATTTACATCTGATTCTGTTGAGATGCCTGCTAATCTCATTGCTGGGAAAGTCACATCTCATCATGCTGTTTGAATGCTGGGTACTGCTGTTGCTAATCAGATTTGTACTGGGCAGTTCACATCCTATCGTGCCTTGTTAAATTTGTATTACTGCTGTTATTAGGCAGATCCGTGACTTCCTGAGTTCAAGGTCGCCATTTTTGTTCAATAATGGTATCAAAGGATTCAAAGGCTGGTGAATGGAGTTGAAGTGCATATCAACTATGATGTAATTGAATGTTGGAACAAGCTTGAGCTGATTATGTAACTATGTTCCATTCAGTTCTTAGTAGTTAGCTATTCGGCTGAAAATATTGGCGTCAATCTGAATGTTTTGTCAATAATGTACAATAGCCACACTGAGGAAGAAATAATCTTAATCTTGTGTGCACATTCTATTTACCAACTATGTACCTTGTCATTaggtttgttcttttttttttaaatttagagtacccagttattctttccaattaaggggcaatttagagtggtcaatctacctaccctgcacatctttgggttgtgggggtgaaacccacgcagacacggggagaatgtgcaaactccacatggacagtgacctagggccgggattcgaacccgggtcctcagcgccgtaggcagtaatgctaaccactgtgccaccgtcctgccccgTCATTAGGTTTGTTCATAGTGTCAAAATGTACCAATAGCTTTCTCAGGTATTAATGTAGTTGCAGACTGTGACCACTAGGTGGTATGAAAATATTTCTGTAATCTCCAAACTCATTTATatgtacagaatcacagaataatagtgcagaagagacccttcggtccaatgagtctgcaccgacacatgaaaaaacctgacctgtctacctaatctcatttgccagcacttggctcatagccttgaatgttatgacatgccaagtgctcatccagaccgtcaccaccctctgggtaaaaaaaggttttcctcaaatcccccttaaacgtcctgcccctcaccttgaacttgtgtctccttgtaactgacccttcaactaaggggaatagctgctctctatccaccctgtccatgccccttataaccatagaaaagttacagcacgtAAGGAGGCCATTGgactcatcttgtccatgccagcccgaggtcACTCAGATGccttttctaatcccaccttcctgcacccagtccatagccctgtagcttagagcacttaaggtgcagatccagggacCTTTTATAAGAGTTTagcgtctctgcctccaccaccaactcgggcagcgaattccagaatCCCACTACCCTTGTACATCTGTCTTTATTTTCGTAATGTGTTAACttatgttatgagccagggtttagagaaccccaaagtgtattgtGGAGCTCACttggcccacaacttttaatagattgtggtatggagaccatccggcccactctacaggcgtggtacagcagaaatggaaaagttttttaaagcaaaacaatgtttattatatgaactcaagttaaccttttaaaaacatacagtgaacatctcagcaaccattaattcaaatacaaccccccaaatacaacactaagtaatcctttaagctttccttttaacatccataagacttaaaaacacctttttacagaaagacatcaggattaacttcactactgagaacagttaccacgttgaaatcaacaaatggacactcataagcttgcagagattcacacacatcctgctgtgattgcagcttctccaaaactaaaatgaaaccaaacccaccctgcagcaaaaaaagtctaaaatgaaagtaaaaagctgatgaACAGCCCAGCCCAACCaacactctgacattactgcagtaataaatatccatttcttaaaggtacactcactacagatatttatatacacgcccatttataaacacccatttctttttttttggaaatgttttttattgagttgagttttcatattttatatccaacaaattacaaattattagaaaaaaaacacgcaaaaattaacatgtatatttacaagcaagcatcttcataataacaactgtggccgccccctttaaccggcatacatattttacattccccaatatggccgaggcacatgtttataggcatttatttacagtttggtt includes these proteins:
- the taf1c gene encoding TATA box-binding protein-associated factor RNA polymerase I subunit C isoform X2, giving the protein MTAGGRDDMTMRPLNFTEQMANFFLDQPTDAFSSMGKLLEENFYFGESALRGKARDTAISVNHTRTFTEQVQQKECPLSTWSKRTRLLSLLLRESIFDIPPNLLAENIHEEMKIQRNKLLFDPSATGGALVYCPFSKEARLEEGCLIYPGSESMNSLNFRKIRLDFDDKMPKLNVKFKPVKFNLNGRIHQIDSSTVEEEVFVGVRSDYYCGIWKLSQEMNPSILQVVQVDNMATCINVSPHVPGEVVIANESGAAYLWILDKGLQKIRKESDNLYFNAQLPWRWCDFTAHPRVYMYADRTGLDLTDTRAGETCNQTLFKIGAVADCQRGERVILPKHLRDVNPCHHLITTQYSAYIVDERFPTVPVLKWAHMLESPPMFAQVACGAAKNRTNKIVLGTQRTQEVLLLQYSGGMQLPCQSFGPPQKLSCIYDMMQHLPVRLPRRREVVAERLHSAGAGLATLYHCHGKKSLSVFQLSAVGDLFYQMLIPKSPSTSRKNMMRAKGGYGHEPHNSVLSEGIQSSKHSTEPTDGSADLTHRESERPEGNTSLNGVDEQGLQSRNKPLTPSCAALATCRRWMNSFLKTQKKFQSDSNMLHKHTIFSTKRLFSVKTFRKGKESTDTCREMWNKMHAVMEKKQVLCDSTFPILDHVHVPNVVDPSVWRDELSERLTAAWEGKWSEWWKEKLGVNRSKKIQALRAKRRREKLARAGQRRELSGSFTSSVSDLTDLSEFSDWSRSSVMDLSGTESNVVSNKSSDVEQSIRTVTEEPRQEKESQSNVSVVEESQASTPLFSQEIQLVSIPKERKRILQNYLAALEDHLPQPSHEDDGINFPLPLAVSTQKPFAESSQVTSTCEMSWQPPSQSQPGQFQPKKKRARMGF